One stretch of Skermanella mucosa DNA includes these proteins:
- a CDS encoding IS66 family transposase: MPNSDQLKARLIEMEVLVERQREALNALEIERDHFKGAFEEADAERQRLELVVRQLVRAQFGRKSERLDPDQFQLTLENVEQEIAATKATRQDAGDSDASRRSRRTPARRNLGHLPAHLERYEVVIEPESRSCPCCGGAMHQIDVEETERLDAVPLRLRVRVIRRPIYGYRSCSEVV, from the coding sequence ATGCCCAATTCAGATCAGCTGAAGGCCAGGCTGATCGAGATGGAAGTCCTTGTTGAGCGGCAGCGAGAAGCGCTCAACGCTCTGGAGATCGAGCGCGATCACTTCAAGGGCGCCTTCGAGGAGGCCGATGCCGAGCGCCAGCGGCTGGAGCTTGTGGTCAGGCAGTTGGTCCGGGCGCAGTTCGGTCGCAAGTCCGAGCGCCTGGATCCCGACCAGTTCCAACTGACCTTGGAAAACGTCGAGCAGGAGATCGCGGCGACCAAGGCCACCCGGCAGGATGCCGGGGACAGTGATGCAAGCCGGCGTTCCCGGCGAACCCCGGCACGGCGCAACCTCGGTCACCTGCCGGCCCATCTCGAGCGCTATGAGGTGGTGATCGAGCCGGAGAGCCGAAGCTGCCCGTGCTGCGGCGGGGCGATGCACCAGATCGACGTCGAGGAAACCGAGCGCCTGGATGCCGTCCCCCTGCGCCTGCGTGTCAGGGTCATCCGGCGCCCGATCTACGGCTACAGGAGTTGCAGCGAGGTGGTTTGA
- the tnpA gene encoding IS66-like element accessory protein TnpA translates to MDRLQHNLPHTDAIRDEPLRRIEVITGLERRRRWSEEDKARIVAESLEPGVIMAAVARRHGIHRNQLYGWRTAFGARPAKAGQAGEALGFVPVTVVSEAPEASVANGLIEIVIGSVSVRLTGTVDAAALRQVLEVVRSWHDHVAARYPSAGLAGAGRFPPRYGQPGGPGAGHPAS, encoded by the coding sequence ATGGATCGTTTGCAGCATAATTTGCCCCATACAGACGCCATCAGGGACGAACCGCTCCGGCGCATCGAGGTGATCACGGGGCTTGAGCGCCGACGCCGCTGGTCGGAGGAGGACAAGGCCAGGATTGTCGCGGAGAGCCTGGAACCCGGCGTGATCATGGCGGCGGTCGCCCGGCGACATGGCATTCACCGCAATCAACTCTACGGCTGGCGAACCGCCTTCGGAGCTCGACCGGCGAAGGCCGGGCAAGCAGGCGAGGCGCTTGGCTTCGTTCCGGTCACGGTCGTGTCGGAGGCGCCCGAAGCGTCCGTTGCCAACGGACTTATCGAGATCGTCATCGGGTCCGTTTCGGTCCGTCTCACCGGCACCGTCGATGCCGCGGCCCTGCGCCAGGTTCTCGAGGTGGTCCGGAGCTGGCATGATCACGTTGCCGCCCGGTATCCGAGTGCTGGTCTGGCCGGTGCCGGTCGATTTCCGCCGCGGTATGGACAGCCTGGCGGCCCTGGTGCAGGTCACCCTGCGTCTTGA
- a CDS encoding antitoxin MazE family protein, whose protein sequence is MATPNNIRRNVHNYRNRLRAIGLRPKTIWVPDTRSSSFAEQLRQDSLAVRDLPSEAEALDWIEDIMTEDEHDSDNDA, encoded by the coding sequence ATGGCAACGCCCAACAACATTCGCAGGAACGTTCATAACTACCGCAATCGCCTGCGCGCGATTGGCCTGCGCCCCAAGACGATCTGGGTTCCGGACACCCGATCCTCCTCATTCGCCGAGCAGCTCCGTCAAGACTCGCTGGCCGTTCGTGATCTCCCCTCCGAGGCCGAGGCGCTCGACTGGATAGAGGACATTATGACGGAAGATGAACACGACTCCGACAACGATGCCTGA
- the tnpB gene encoding IS66 family insertion sequence element accessory protein TnpB (TnpB, as the term is used for proteins encoded by IS66 family insertion elements, is considered an accessory protein, since TnpC, encoded by a neighboring gene, is a DDE family transposase.), translating to MITLPPGIRVLVWPVPVDFRRGMDSLAALVQVTLRLDPFAGDVFVFRSRRPDRVKLILYDGTGLVLITKRLEAGRFKWPPVTDGVVRLSALQMSALLSGLPWERLQVPPVTRPLAAC from the coding sequence ATGATCACGTTGCCGCCCGGTATCCGAGTGCTGGTCTGGCCGGTGCCGGTCGATTTCCGCCGCGGTATGGACAGCCTGGCGGCCCTGGTGCAGGTCACCCTGCGTCTTGATCCCTTCGCCGGCGATGTCTTTGTGTTCCGCTCGCGGCGTCCGGACCGGGTGAAGCTGATCCTCTATGACGGCACCGGTCTGGTTCTTATAACGAAGAGACTGGAAGCCGGCCGATTCAAGTGGCCGCCCGTGACTGACGGCGTGGTCCGGCTGTCGGCGTTGCAGATGTCCGCCCTGTTGTCCGGCTTGCCCTGGGAACGCTTGCAGGTGCCGCCGGTTACCCGCCCGTTGGCCGCGTGCTGA
- a CDS encoding IS110 family RNA-guided transposase — MSTAFIGLDLAKSVFQVHGVDAQGKVVVTKRLRRDAVLAFFANLPVCVVGMEACAGSHFWARELARLGHTVRLMAPQYVKPYVKRQKNDRADAEAICEAVQRPSMRFVAVKSEEQQSTLAIHRVRETLVAQKTQLINALRAHLAEFGIIAPQGAGRIAQLTAVVADLEDTRVPALARSVLQSLVDQLRDTERRVEDIDAWLAEQAQADKVCQRLMTVPGIGPITATALTATVGDATVFESGRHLAAWLGLVPRQNSSGGKERLGGISKAGDGYLRRMLVNGARAVIRWHGTKSPWLAGLLKRRPFNVAAVALANKLARIAWAVMARGEDYRKPAVTAEPATA, encoded by the coding sequence ATGTCTACGGCGTTCATCGGTCTCGATCTGGCGAAGTCGGTATTTCAGGTTCACGGCGTTGATGCCCAGGGCAAGGTTGTTGTGACGAAGCGTCTGCGGCGGGACGCGGTGCTGGCGTTCTTCGCCAACCTGCCCGTGTGCGTGGTTGGGATGGAGGCGTGTGCCGGGTCGCATTTCTGGGCAAGAGAGCTCGCCCGGCTCGGTCATACGGTGCGCCTGATGGCGCCGCAGTACGTCAAGCCTTACGTGAAGCGGCAGAAGAATGACCGGGCCGACGCCGAGGCGATCTGCGAGGCGGTGCAGCGACCGAGCATGCGGTTCGTCGCGGTCAAGAGCGAGGAGCAGCAGAGCACCCTGGCGATCCACCGGGTGCGCGAGACGCTGGTCGCCCAGAAGACGCAGCTGATTAACGCGCTGCGCGCTCACCTCGCCGAGTTCGGCATCATCGCACCCCAGGGCGCCGGCAGGATCGCGCAGCTGACCGCCGTAGTGGCCGACCTGGAGGATACCCGGGTTCCCGCTCTGGCGCGAAGCGTTCTCCAAAGTCTTGTCGACCAGCTGCGCGACACCGAACGGCGGGTCGAGGACATCGACGCCTGGTTGGCCGAGCAGGCTCAGGCGGACAAGGTGTGTCAGCGGCTGATGACGGTTCCCGGCATTGGTCCGATCACCGCGACAGCACTGACGGCGACGGTCGGCGACGCCACGGTCTTCGAGTCAGGTCGTCACCTGGCGGCCTGGCTCGGCCTGGTGCCGCGCCAGAACTCGAGCGGCGGCAAGGAACGCCTGGGCGGCATCTCCAAGGCGGGCGACGGTTATCTGCGCCGGATGCTGGTGAATGGCGCGCGGGCGGTGATACGCTGGCATGGCACGAAGTCGCCCTGGCTTGCCGGATTGCTGAAACGGCGGCCCTTCAACGTCGCGGCGGTGGCGCTGGCCAACAAGCTGGCCCGGATTGCCTGGGCGGTGATGGCGCGCGGTGAGGATTACCGCAAGCCTGCCGTGACGGCTGAACCGGCGACGGCGTGA